A genomic segment from Thermotoga neapolitana DSM 4359 encodes:
- a CDS encoding DUF58 domain-containing protein, with product MKVKKRGLVILTIFSVMAWILTQNNLLLFLVFFAITRWIDLSLVLRNLPKLKVERYITKTRLFVDEKARMVFKIINTGNMKLFLKLQPSLSPVRFFKKDSERIILDPLSSRELTFIFSYGTRGRKILKGFSITFEDAFAMFSVQKVFEVEDEVIVFPEYLPITFYKESLKELLPGRKSPLKLLEDNTMLKGLRDYNGEPMNRIHWKASARYGKLLVKEHDHTALGKVKIFLDLNLSKNAELGEVWKELRKHYEEEAVKLVASVVKELKESHTPVELVVIGERVWKNNEKDWVSDFELLATVKGTDTPSLDTRDILEVHRFDPSDTVLLFCVHLTMQELPLLLRVRSKVSKLIVFVIPYGLRDPNTKPFRSYLLMRRDLQDLLEKAKLLEENHVIVRGIKENMTFQEALDSVP from the coding sequence ATGAAGGTGAAAAAGAGAGGACTTGTGATTCTCACGATCTTTTCCGTGATGGCCTGGATACTCACACAGAACAACCTTCTGCTGTTTCTTGTTTTCTTTGCCATCACAAGGTGGATCGACCTCTCTCTTGTACTCAGGAACCTTCCGAAGTTGAAAGTAGAAAGATACATCACAAAGACGAGACTTTTCGTGGATGAAAAAGCCAGGATGGTGTTCAAGATCATTAACACAGGAAACATGAAACTTTTCCTCAAACTCCAGCCCAGTCTCTCCCCCGTCAGGTTCTTCAAAAAAGATTCTGAAAGAATAATTCTGGATCCTCTTTCATCGAGGGAACTGACGTTCATTTTCTCCTACGGAACACGTGGAAGGAAGATTTTGAAAGGTTTTTCCATCACCTTTGAAGACGCATTCGCAATGTTCTCCGTTCAAAAGGTCTTCGAGGTGGAGGACGAAGTGATAGTCTTTCCAGAATACCTGCCCATCACCTTTTACAAAGAATCCCTGAAAGAACTGCTTCCTGGCAGAAAGAGCCCACTGAAACTTCTGGAAGACAACACGATGTTGAAGGGCCTCAGAGATTACAACGGTGAGCCGATGAACAGGATACACTGGAAGGCCTCCGCAAGGTACGGAAAACTCCTTGTGAAAGAGCACGATCACACCGCTCTTGGAAAAGTGAAGATCTTTCTGGATCTGAACCTTTCCAAAAATGCAGAACTTGGAGAGGTCTGGAAAGAACTCAGAAAGCACTACGAGGAAGAAGCGGTGAAACTCGTTGCAAGCGTTGTGAAAGAGTTGAAAGAAAGCCACACGCCCGTGGAACTGGTGGTGATCGGTGAGAGGGTGTGGAAAAACAACGAGAAAGACTGGGTTTCAGATTTTGAACTGCTTGCCACCGTGAAAGGAACGGACACACCTTCTCTCGACACGAGGGACATTCTGGAAGTCCACAGGTTCGATCCATCGGACACGGTGTTGCTCTTTTGTGTGCATCTGACCATGCAGGAACTTCCACTTCTTCTCAGGGTGAGATCAAAAGTTTCAAAACTGATCGTTTTTGTCATCCCCTACGGTTTGCGAGATCCGAACACGAAGCCTTTTAGAAGTTACCTTCTCATGCGAAGAGATCTACAGGATCTTCTGGAGAAAGCAAAGTTACTGGAGGAAAACCACGTGATAGTGAGAGGGATAAAGGAGAACATGACTTTCCAGGAGGCTCTGGACAGTGTTCCCTGA